One window of the Populus trichocarpa isolate Nisqually-1 chromosome 9, P.trichocarpa_v4.1, whole genome shotgun sequence genome contains the following:
- the LOC7460084 gene encoding protein ETHYLENE INSENSITIVE 3: MSMFDEMGFCGDIDFFCAPLVEGDVAAPQAEPEATVDDDYSDEEIDVDELERRMWRDKMRLKRLKEQTKSKEGIDIAKQRQSQEQARRKKMSRAQDGILKYMLKMMEVCKAQGFVYGIITEKGKPVTGASDNLREWWKDKVRFDRNGPAAITKYQADNSIPGKNEGSNPIGPTPHTLQELQDTTLGSLLSALMQHCDPPQRRFPLEKGVSPPWWPSGNEKWWPQLGLPEDQGPPPYKKPHDLKKAWKVGVLTAVIKHMSPDIAKIRKLVRQSKCLQDKMTAKESATWLAIINQEESLARELYPDSCPPLSSSAGSGSLVINDCSEYDVEGAEDEPDFDGQECKPETLTYSNLGMERMRERLPLRQQPYPIKGEVISSMDFIQKRKPSSDINMMVDQRIYTCEAVQCPYSQIRLGFPDRVSRDNHQLNCPFRSTLLEFGRSNFHINEVKPVIFPQPSVQSKPAAPLVNPAPPSFDLSGVPEDGQKMISELMSIYDTNIQGNKNTNPVNNLVTGGHHVFQPKIQHQQDNHNVFQPKIQHQQGNHFRSQGNVIDGNVFKESNINSNHQLFSQEGGQFDRFKPLNSPFETSQNNSSFNLMFSSPLDLSSFEYKEDLQGLGMDSLPKHQQDVSIWF, translated from the coding sequence ATGTCGATGTTTGATGAGATGGGGTTTTGTGGTGACATAGATTTCTTTTGTGCTCCGCTTGTGGAAGGAGATGTGGCTGCTCCGCAAGCTGAACCAGAGGCTACTGTGGATGATGACTATAGTGATGAGGAGATTGATGTTGACGAGCTTGAGCGAAGGATGTGGAGGGACAAAATGCGTCTCAAAAGGCTAAAAGAACAGACCAAAAGTAAGGAGGGGATTGATATTGCTAAGCAGCGTCAGTCCCAGGAGCAGGCCAGGAGGAAGAAGATGTCGAGGGCACAAGATGGGATCTTGAAGTACATGTTGAAGATGATGGAGGTTTGTAAAGCTCAAGGTTTTGTTTATGGGATTATAACGGAGAAGGGAAAGCCAGTGACTGGGGCATCGGATAATCTTCGAGAATGGTGGAAGGACAAAGTCAGGTTTGATCGAAATGGTCCAGCTGCCATAACAAAGTACCAAGCGGATAATTCAATCCCAGGGAAGAACGAGGGTAGTAATCCAATTGGTCCAACTCCACACACCTTGCAGGAGCTTCAAGATACCACCCTGGGTTCACTCTTGTCCGCGCTGATGCAGCATTGTGACCCTCCCCAGAGGCGGTTTCCACTAGAGAAAGGTGTTTCTCCCCCATGGTGGCCTTCTGGAAACGAAAAATGGTGGCCTCAATTGGGGTTGCCTGAGGACCAAGGCCCCCCACCTTACAAGAAGCCTCATGATTTGAAGAAGGCATGGAAGGTGGGTGTTCTCACAGCAGTGATTAAGCATATGTCTCCTGATATTGCCAAGATCCGCAAGCTTGTGAGACAGTCCAAGTGCTTGCAGGACAAGATGACAGCCAAGGAAAGTGCTACTTGGCTTGCAATTATCAACCAAGAGGAGTCATTGGCTCGTGAGCTCTACCCTGACTCCTGCCCACCATTGTCATCATCTGCAGGGAGTGGATCTTTAGTCATTAATGATTGCAGTGAGTATGATGTTGAAGGAGCTGAAGATGAGCCAGACTTTGACGGGCAAGAGTGCAAACCTGAGACTCTCACCTATTCTAATTTAGGGATGGAAAGAATGAGAGAACGGCTGCCTCTTCGACAACAGCCATATCCAATTAAAGGAGAAGTTATCTCCAGCATGGATTTTATTCAAAAGAGAAAGCCATCCAGTGATATAAACATGATGGTGGATCAGAGGATCTACACATGTGAGGCAGTTCAATGTCCTTACAGTCAAATTCGACTGGGTTTCCCCGACAGGGTTTCTAGGGACAATCATCAACTGAACTGCCCCTTCAGAAGCACTTTATTAGAATTTGGACGATCAAATTTTCACATTAATGAAGTCAAGCCTGTCATCTTTCCTCAGCCATCTGTACAATCCAAGCCAGCTGCTCCCTTGGTGAACCCTGCCCCCCCTTCCTTTGATTTATCAGGAGTTCCAGAAGATGGTCAAAAGATGATCAGCGAGCTCATGTCAATCTACGACACTAATAtccaaggcaacaagaacaCAAATCCTGTTAACAATCTGGTTACAGGAGGTCACCATGTTTTCCAGCCGAAAATCCAACATCAACAGGACAATCACAATGTCTTCCAGCCAAAAATCCAACACCAACAGGGCAATCACTTCCGAAGTCAAGGCAATGTGATCGATGGAAATGTCTTCAAAGAGTCCAACATCAACTCTAACCATCAATTGTTTTCGCAGGAAGGCGGTCAGTTTGACAGGTTTAAGCCTTTGAATTCTCCATTTGAGACCAGCCAAAACAACAGCAGCTTCAACTTGATGTTCAGCTCCCCCCTCGATTTGTCCTCTTTCGAGTACAAAGAGGATCTACAAGGACTGGGAATGGATTCTCTGCCAAAGCATCAGCAGGATGTTTCAATCTGGTTCTAA
- the LOC7478581 gene encoding tryptophan--tRNA ligase, cytoplasmic — MEEEKRETQNQLAEEEDQIVNPWEVAAKDGGKIDYDKLIDKFGCQRLDQTLIDRVHRLTGRPPHVFLRRGVFFAHRDFNEILDAYEKGKKFYLYTGRGPSSEALHLGHLVPFMFTKYLQDVFRVPLVIQLTDDEKCMWKNLTVEESQRLARENAKDIIACGFDITRTFIFSDFDYVGGAFYKNMVKVAKCVTLNKVQGIFGFSGEDHIGKISFPPVQAVPSFPSSFPHLFSGKDDLRCLIPCAIDQDPYFRMTRDAAPRIGYHKPSLIESTFFPALQGETGKMSASDPNSAIYVTDSAKVIKSKINKYAFSGGQDSVEKHRQLGANLEVDISVKYLNFFLEDDAELEHIKKEYAAGRMLTGEVKGRLGSVLSEIVERHRAARASVTDEVVDAFMAARPLPNMFD, encoded by the exons atggaggaggagaagagagagactCAAAACCAACTAGCAGAAGAAGAGGACCAAATAGTCAACCCATGGGAAGTCGCCGCCAAAGACGGCGGCAAGATTGATTATGACAAACTTATCGACAAATTCGGCTGTCAAAGACTCGACCAAACACTAATTGACCGTGTCCACCGCCTCACCGGTCGCCCTCCCCACGTCTTCCTCCGCCGTGGCGTCTTCTTCGCCCACCGTGACTTCAACGAAATCCTCGACGCCTAtgaaaagggtaaaaaattCTACCTTTACACCGGCCGTGGTCCTTCCTCTGAAGCATTGCATCTAGGGCATCTCGTTCCGTTTATGTTCACTAA GTATTTGCAAGATGTGTTTAGGGTTCCGCTTGTGATACAGTTGACTGATGATGAGAAATGTATGTGGAAGAATTTAACCGTGGAGGAAAGTCAGAGGCTTGCACGTGAGAATGCTAAGGATATTATTGCTTGTGGGTTTGATATCACGCGGACTTTTATTTTCTCGGATTTCGATTATGTTGGTGG TGCATTCTACAAGAACATGGTGAAGGTTGCAAAGTGTGTCACATTGAATAAG GTCCAGGGTATTTTTGGTTTCTCGGGTGAAGATCATATTGGGAAAATCAGTTTTCCGCCCGTGCAG GCAGTTCCATCATTTCCCAGTTCATTCCCACACCTTTTCTCGGGAAAAGACGACCTCCGTTGCCTAATACCTTGTGCAATTGATCAG GATCCATATTTCAGAATGACGCGGGATGCTGCTCCTCGGATAGGATATCACAAACCTTCATTGATTGAGTCAACATTCTTCCCTGCGCTGCag GGGGAGACAGGAAAAATGTCTGCTAGTGATCCAAATTCTGCCATCTATGTGACTGATTCAGCTAAAGTCATTAAGAGTAAG ATCAACAAGTATGCGTTCTCTGGTGGGCAAGATTCTGTAGAGAAACACAGACAACTTGGAGCAAATCTTGAG GTAGATATTTCAGTCAAATACCTGAACTTTTTCCTTGAGGATGATGCTGAGCTTGAACACATTAAGAAG GAGTATGCTGCAGGACGTATGCTAACAGGAGAAGTGAAGGGCCGCCTTGGCTCGGTTTTGTCTGAGATAGTAGAAAGACATCGTGCAGCTCGAGCGAGTGTGACTGATGAA GTTGTGGATGCTTTTATGGCTGCACGGCCCCTTCCCAATATGTTTGACTGA